From the Candidatus Hydrogenedens sp. genome, the window TCCTGAGTTTGCCATTCTCTATCCGATGTTATGTTTCTTAACCATGCCTGCTGGATTTCATATTCATGAATCCCCTCCCTTAAAACAGATATTCGGGGTCTTGTATTTTCTACATATATTTCACAGAGACCCGTTGCCATTCACCTTCTTTCCATTCCATCCGTTCACAATGTATCTTTTCTGGAGTTACCTCATATAAGAGATAATGATGAATTTGATGTTCTGTACTCAAACGATTTTCCAACCGTGCACCACCACCTGCTGTTATTGTATATCTTACTCCATCTATAGTTTTTGTTACAAACCCATGCACATGCCCCATAAACACCTCTGTAACATTATTTTCTCTCATCACTTTATAAAATTTTCGTGTATTGCGATGCACCCCCCTTCCTTCCTCTGTCTTTACAAATACAGGAAGGTCTTCCGGGGGTTTGTGCATAACAACATAACGATATTTTACTCCATCTGTTTTCAAATGCTGTTCCAAGAAATCCAATTGTTCTCGTGTAAACGACCCAAACAAATTGTTATTAAAACCGATAAATCGAGCCGGTCCAAAATCAAAGCAAAATCGATCGCACTGATATATTTTTAAAAACGCGGTATATTTTCGGTCAGGTCCCTCTTCATGATTTCCGGGAACAGGAATCACAGGAATAGGATAAATCAACTCTGCCATACGCAAATGATGGGCTAAATATTCTTCTACACGTCCTCTACGGACAATATCTCCTGTCATTAGAACAAAAGAAGGTTTCTTTTCTGCTATGGATAGAATAATATCCCGTGCTACTCGATAATCACCTCTCGTATCCCCAAATACAGCAAATCGAAAATTTCCTCCTTTCATCTGGGATTCTTCTGTTAATCTTTTTATGGCATCTGGAATATTGTGCCTCTGCTTATAAGGTTCTAATTTCTTTAAATCTTCCTCTGTAATGGCTTCTCTCTTTCTACTCCACGGAAATCCCCTTTGAATAAAATCAAACCATTCTCTTATTATTTCCATCTTATAATTACCAATACTTTTTAAAACTCATTAAATTTTTATTGTTAATAAAGAAAATAAAGGACACAGAATATTTTAAAACTTTATCTATTACTTCTGTGTCCTTTTTATATTCATAAAATACCTGAAAAATTGAATTTTTTATCTCTCAAATTTTCAGGGTTTAACATTCAAAAACGGCACCGGTGTCTGCACTCATAACAAATTTTTGGTATCTTTTTAACCATCCTGTAAGTTTACGGTCAGGGGGTGGAGGCAATTGTGCTTTTCTTCGGGCTAATTCTGCCTCATCTACCAATAGATTTATTTTTCGTGCGGGTATATCAATTTCAATCCTATCTCCATTTTGAACCAGGGCTATAGGTCCCCCTGCAGCTGCTTCAGGGCTTACATGCCCTACACAGGCTCCACGGGTTCCACCAGAAAAACGACCATCAGTAATTAGACTTACAGAATTTCCCAAACCCTTCCCCATAATGGCGGAGGTTGGGGCTAACATTTCACGCATACCAGGTCCTCCCTTGGGACCTTCATAACGGATTACTACGACATCTCCGGGTTTAACTTTATCACTCAAAATGCCCGCCATGGCTTCTTCTTCGCTCTCAAAAACAACTGCAGGTCCTGTATGTTTTAATATAGACGGGTCAACACCTGCCTGTTTGACTACAGAACCGTTGGGGGCTAAATTCCCAAAGAGAATCGCCAATCCTCCCGTAGGACTATATGCATTCTCAAGGGTACGGATTACTTCGGTATCTTTTGAACGACAACCCTGAATATTTTCACCTAAAGTTTTCAATGTTACTGTTTTGCAATTAAGATGTAATGCCCCTTCTTTACGAGACAATTCTCCAAGTATAGCCGATATTCCACCAGCACGGTCTACATCTTCCATATGATATTGGGACGAGGGTGAAACTTTACAAATATTAGGAACACGGGCAGAAACTTCATTGATTCGTGCAAAAGGATAATCTACTTCTGCTTCATGAGCTATAGCTAAGGTGTGCAGTACTGTATTGGTAGAACCACCCATCGCCATATCCAAAGCAAAAGCATTGTCAATGGCTTCCTTTGTGATAATATCCCTGGGTTTTAGGTCTGCTTCAATAAGTTTCAAAATCTGGGTACCTGCTTTACGAACCAACTCTTTCCTTTCGGGGGTATCCGCAAGAATAGAACCGTTACCGGGCAAGGAAATACCAATGGCTTCACACAAACAATTCATAGAATTGGCTGTAAACATTCCCGCACAAGAACCACATCCTGGACATGCATTTTGTTCTAATTCCTCTAATTCGGCATCTGTCAATTTTCCTTGTTTGTATCTACCCACTCCTTCAAAAACACTTATTAAATCTACAACCTTTCCATCTTTTAATCGGCCTGCACGCATGGGACCACCCGAAACAAATATAGTCGGGATATTACACCGAACGGCTCCCATTAACATTCCCGGAATAATCTTATCACAATTGGGGATACACACCAATCCATCAAATGGATGGGCTTTTACCATAGTTTCAAGGGAATCGGCTATTAATTCACGGGAAGGAAGACTGTATTTCATACCCCCATGTCCCATAGCAATACCATCATCTACGCCAATAACATTGAACTCAAAGGGGATTCCTCCTGCCTCAATAATGGCTTCCTTAACAATCTGACCTAATACATTGAGATGGACATGACCGGGAATAATTTCGACAAAACTATTGCATACACCTATAAAAGGCTTATTGAAATCTGATGAACTTTTTATCTTACCTGTAGCCCACAATAATGAACGATGTGGAGCTCTTTCAAAACCTTTTTTAAAAACATCACTACGCATATTTTCGTCCCTTTCTTTTAAAGGTTTATATACTTTCGATTTGAAAATTCTATCATATATATAATGATAAAATAAAAGGAAAGGGAAAAAGAAGAATGACATTCATATCCATAAAAAAACTCCCAAAAAATTTTAATCTGTTTTTAAGAAATATTATCCGCAATGAATCTTATTATTTTGGTAAATATATAAATGAATTTCTCCCTTTCTTAAATCCAACGGCTTATAAGTACCTCATGGAGTTTCCCTCTATTGAATGTTTTCAGGATTCTTATTCGAAAGAAAATCCCTCTCTTTTCATGATTGTTTCTTCTAATGACCAAGATACCCGCCGTGAAGTCCTTCTATTAGAGTATCTTAAAAAAGATAATCTGAATGAGTTGGAAGTTTTAATTAAAGAACTTGTTCTCCACTGGAAAGACCATCAAATACAAGAAATTATTTTTGATATTCCGATTCCTATACACCTTTTTTTGGACAGGATTTTATGCCCGTTATCTTTTCGATGTATACCCCGTCTTATTATGGTCAAGGAATTATCGAAAGATGATATTGCTGAAGTTTCGGAGAAAAATATATCCTTCGTTTCTGCTGAGGAAATCCCTTCTGCTTTTCGGTGTTTGCTATCAGCATACCAGCATACGCATTGGAAATATCTTCATCCAGAAGTTCGGAATGAATACGATGGGTTTAAATCTCTGGGAAACCTAATAAGTGCTCATAAGGCTACGGAATTTCCAACGGCTATTCAATACAAATTAAATAATGAATGTATTGGAATTCTTTTAGGAAATTGCACCGGAATACAAAGTTCCTGTCTTATTCATTTGGCTGTCCATCCCTCATACCGACGACAGGGAATTGCTACGCAATTACTTCGAACATGGTATCGTTTAATTCAACAACAAAATATAAAAAACATTTTTCTCTGGACTCATGTAGTCAATCCTGCGTTAAGACTTTACCTGAAAGAACATTTCTGTCCTCTGCACTTATATCCGGCATTTTATTATAATTCTCAAAAGGATTCTTTATGAACATTATTTTTAATAAAATGAGAAACCCTTTCTTTTTACTTCTTTTTTTCTTTCTCCTTTTGATATTGTGGCTCTCCTGGATATTTGTTTCACCTATCTTTTCACGAGCCACGGCATATAAAAAATACATTCAGGAAACTACAACGGGGTATATTATCTTACAACCTTATAAAGTTCAAAAATACATTCGGAAATTAGCCCCTACAGCAACTCGATGGATAAAACAAATACCCCGATTTACATCCTTACAACCCGGACCTATCAGATTAGATTGGTTTCATAATCTACCCCGAGAATTTTCATTACTTTTTGACTATATCCCCGGCACTGGATTTGAAACTCATCTTATTATTCGCGAAAAAAGGAACAGCACTGCTTTTATGGAAGAACTTAATTCCTCTCATTTCTTAAACGAATTTTGTTTTATTAACTGGAGAAGTCCCCTATCTTCTAATATACAACGAGATTTATGGATAAACGAGGGATTTGTTTATAAGAAAACATCCTCAACTTCAATAAACACTTACAAATCCTCTTCCTCTTCAAAATTGTTAAAAAACAAACATCTCCTTGAATTTCTCTGGATAAACCGTGAACAGAATGCCACAGACATTCTTGATAGTCTTGTTCGTTGTTTTCCTCGATTGAACAATGCCTACTTACCCGCATGGCAAAGAGCTTTGAATAATACAGACTGGGTTTATTTTAACTTAAATCTTATAGAAGATAATCTTGTTGCTGGAACCCTCATAATACATCCCATAACTCCTACGGGGACAATGGAGATAAAAGAGGGCATTCTTACCTTTCATGAATGGACACAATCTCAACTTCCATCGCCCATACAACTGGAAATAAATGAAACTACCTCATCAGAGGATTTGAACTGGGAAATTCGTTTTTATGATTTTGAAACACGATTAAAAAGAGCCCTCGGCAATTTTTCGGATTAGAAAAGTTGGAATGTTATTCATAACTTCTGTAAAATGTATATTCACTTAATGTTAACATATTCCAACCCAGAACGGAAGGAAAATACCGATGAGTCCACAATTCAAAAAAGGATGCCTTATTTCAGTTCTCGTGTTTGTGGTTTTATTGATTCTTTTGATAACAATAATTACATGGCAAATTAGTAAAAGTTATGGTTTATCCCGTGCTCCTTATATCCCTATTCCGGATAGTTTTTCTGACCGTGCCACTTGTCAGATAGTCCTTCGGATACCGCCTGCTTCACCCATTTTAGAAAGGGTGCTTCCCTGGGAACAATTGAAAAAAAATACACCCATCCCTCTACCGCAAACAACCATTCCTATGGCTCTTCCTTATGAATTAGGTTTCTGGGCAACAACCGAATTTGCCCGAAACAAGGTTTCGTTTACGCTGGCAATCAATGAAAAACGACTGGGACCTATTGCTTATGAAATTCTTCAAAGTTCCCAACCGTGGAAAAATATTCAACAAATTGAATGGGATAAAAATGGATTACAATTTCCTCAGCGCGGGTATCTGTCTCTATCGGGCTCTATTAAAATTCCCGAAGGTGTAGAAGAACATGTTTTACAAGATTGGAAAATTGAAAACAAACCTATTCAAAAATTAGATTCCCAATCCAAACACCTTTGTGAAATCCAGATGGATTTAACAAACGGAGATTTTCTCGTCTGGACGGCCTGTATCATGAATGCTCAGGGAATCAACTGGGAGGAAGAACTAAAAAACAACAAATTTGCTGGTATGATATATGAAATCGCCAAAAAACTTCGCAAATTAAATATTATTATGGATACTACTCCTACTCCAGATGAAATGGATGTAAAAGTAAGTTTGCAGGCAGAGCCTGAAGCACAGGGACAATTAGAATTCTTCCTTGGAGGAATGGGTTTTCCAATGCTTCAGGATTATTTAAAAAATCAATTTGGAATGACCTTAGAAGGAAAATTATCCTGGGATTCCAATCAAAACGCATTAACAGGTAATTTGAAACTGAAGAATTACGAAAACTTCTTACGAACACAACTGGCATCTTTCATCAAATGAAAATTCCATCATATACATTACTTACACTGTAAAACACTAGTAAAAGATAAAAGGAATTTACATAAGGATTAGATTTAAACTTTTACTAAAAAATTGTTGATAATAAACCACTCTACACTGTAGGTCTAATATAGTAGTTCTGTAAAAAGAAAAAGACTTGATATTTTTATTGTTTATCACTATCAAATATTTACCCCAATTTTTATTTCTCTGTTTAAATTAAAAACAATACTGTCATAACTATCTATAATAATATAATTTTTTAAATTCCTATCGTTTACTCAAATGCTTTTTTATTGATGCAAAAAGTAACATAAATAATACATTCTTACCACTCATTATGTTGTGTAAAAAGGTTGCGGTATTCCCTATTTAAAATCTTCAGATATCACTTGACATGCAAAAAAAAAAATGATAAACTATCTTTAGTTGTCGAGAGATTGTAGATACATTATTTAACCAATTAAAAAAATTTAACAAAAGGAGATTTAACAATGCGTACTAAAAGTTTAATTGCTCTGTTTGTTTTAGTTTTACTACAGGTCACAACAACAATATACGCAGAAAATGAACCACCATGTGGAGTACTTTGTGGTTTGTGTCCCCCTGTTGTTCTAAAATTAGAAAGATGGGCAACCATTACTTACAATGATTTTATGCCGTCTTCCTGGGCGAGTTGTGAAGGAACTGCTAATTGCTGTTCTCCCAGTTATACATGTCAATTATATGTATCTCAAAAAACTGTGTCTGTAGGTACATGGATGTGCGAATCAGGTATTAATTTTGGAATTACATTACCCGAGGGTTTTAGTTTAGGAGCAAACGGTAGTGTATCCTATAACAGTCAGACAACAGTCTCTGTAGAAGCAGGCGTTAAGGCAATTTGCAATTTGCAAAGATGTCAAACAAGTACTTTAAAAGTAGGACCTTATTATCGTTTAATCGTGCGGGAAGTCCAGTGTTATAAAATGTGTTTTAATCCTAAAGATCTCGTTACACCGTGTTCAGAATACCAGACTCCATGTACCGATTTAATGGGTTTTAAAAAATATTCATCGCTTATATATATTTTAGATGCTTGTAAAGTACTTGGTGAATGTGGAATTCCATATTACGGTTCAAGTACCTGTCCTTACTGTGCCAACCCATATAATCCTACATGTCTTTAATATGTAATTGATTTTCTGTTTTTACTTTGAAGATAATACAAACAAATAAAAAAGGAGAATAATACAAGTATGGGATTGGTTGTTTTTATGTTTTTAATTACAGGCATCGGAGATACAGCAACAAATAAATACATTGAGGATTTATTTGTATATTACAGTCAGGTTATGAATAATCCTCAATGCCAAGAAGCAAGAGAGTTAATAAATCAGAATAAATATGAAGATGCATTTAAGTTACTTGCTGAAAATGCAATTAAAAATCCTGAGTTAGAAGTCCCATTTATTTCAGCTATGATTGTCTTAAGGCAACAAATAAATAGTAAAACTGAAGACACAGATAAAAATTCAAGTGAAGAAGATTTTTTAAATAAATATTACACAGTTGCTAATTCAATATTAGATAACATCTCACCTGAATCAAGAAAATTTTTACTTTCAGATTTAGCAGAGATATGTATGATTCAGAATCAACCACAAAAAGCATATTCATATATGGATGAAATGATAAAAGATATAGGCACTGTAGAATCAGACGACTATGCTCTTGCAATGTATCAGTATGCAAATACTGCTATGCTGGCTGGTGAAAATTTAAAAGCCATGCAAATATTAGAGGACTTGAGAAGAAATAGAAATTACTACTCTGAAGGAATTCAAGATAAAGTTAATTTCCAATTGTTTAATATTTACGGAATGTTAGGAAAAACTGACTTTGTTATAAAATTAGGTGAAGAATTGCGTAATAAATTTGAAAAAAAAGAGATTAAGGACTTTTCAGATGTTTCTGATTTGTTAAATGTATTAAAAAATCTTGCTGATGTTTATCTTGAGAGAAAACTCTATGCTGAAGCCAATGAGTTATACGATAAGATAATCGAATTGTTAAAAAAATACAAAGTCCCTGAGGGAGATATAAGAAAAAGTTATTTTTCCCAATTATTGTTAGATGCAGAATCACGAAAAAATATGGCAATGACAGGTATGGGTTTGAAACCTAATACCCCTATTATGTCCGAAAAAGAGCTATTTCAAGAATTGAAGAATAAAGACCCCAAACTTGCTGAATTATTTAAAAAGAACATGGAAATAATAGATTCTACATTGAAAGAATCCGAACAAAACACAAGTGCTCTTTCTCCAGAGATAACTAATAATAAAACAGAAAAGAATAATTTTTTATTGGGATTAATTGTTGGAATTATAATAACAATTATATTTTTCGGTGGTACTATCTACATAGTATTAAGAAATAAGAGGAAAAAGTAATTACAGGTTATCTTCCTCAGTATAAATAATCTTTCCACTCTTTGCATTTATTTATATAGAAAGATTTTAATTGGTATTGTTTACCCATCTAAAGGTTTGCGACCTTCAAGAGCCTGTCTTAATGTGTAATCATCTGTTAGTTCCAAACCGGCACCCATAGGAACACCGTGAGCAATCCGTGTAATTTTTATTCCTAAAGGTTTAAGTTGGTGGGCTATATACAAAGCAGTAGCCTCTCCTTCATTCGTAGCACTCGTAGCAATAATAATTTCTTTAACCTTACGGCTCATCACTTTTTGAAATAATCGTGAAAGACCTAATTCCTCCGGACCAATCCCATCTAAAGGACTTAACAATCCATTCAGAACATAGTATTTCCCCCGATATCCCCCTGAACGCTCTATAGCCATAACGCCTGAGGGCTTTTCGACTATACATAGCAAATCCCCATCTCTCTCGGTGGAAACACATATAACACAGGGGTCTGTATCACTAAAATCCTGGCATTCGGAACAACGCTTTATCTGTTTTCTAATTTGGGATATAGTCTCTACAAAGGTATGAATTTCTTCCTCTGTAGAAGATAATATATGTAAGGCATATCGTTCTGCTGTTTTTTTCCCTACCCCCGGTAATGTTCGAAAGGCATTTAGCAAATTATCAAAAAGTTTATTATTCAGTAACATAAAAAATAGACAAATATATTGCTTATTATGCTAATGGAGAATATTAACCCTGCTGTACTTCAGACAACAGTTTTTTGCGAATCTCAAACCATTCTTGATATTTTTCTTCACGAGTAATAATATCAATTCGGTCTAAAAAGACTATTCCTTGTAAATGATCATATTCATGTTGAATAATCCGTGCTAAAAAGTCTTCGGCTTCAAATTCTAATTTCTTACCCCGAGGACTATATGCCTTTACTTTTATACGCGACGCACGAGGGACAACTGCATAAATTTTAGGCAAACTCAAACATCCTTCTTCACCTTCAATGCGTTCCCCTTGAAGAATTAAGGTAGGATTAATAAGACACATAGGCTTACTTTCGGGTTCATGAACAACCATAATTTGCTTGGAAACGCCTACCTGAGGACCCGCTAATCCCACTCCTTCATAGGCTATCATTGTTTCAAACATATCTTGAGCTAAATCCATCACATCCGATGTTATACGGTCAAAAGGTTCTGCGACAGATGTTAATGGGTCATCGGGGTATAAAACTAAATCTAATATCGCCATCATCAAATCCTTCTTACTTAATGGGTTCAAATTCTAAAAAACAAACCTTTATTAAAATTCATAAAAATTGCTATATTATAGCATATTTATCTTTTTAAGTCAATAACCACTTGTATAATTAATTTTATTCCACTTTTTCAAGTTTTTTAGTCAATATTTCCTGAATTTATTCACCTTTTAATTTCTTTAATAACGATTCTATCATTCGATAGGTTTCACCTTTCTTTTGCAGTTCCTGTTCTACACGCTCACAGGAATGTAATACAGTAGTATGGTCTTTTCCTCCAAATAATTCACCAATATAACTCAGGGAAAGACTGGGTATTAGCAAACGACATAGATACATACCGATTTGACGGGGCAAAACATATTGTTTTTTACGACATCTTCCTTTCAAATCAACCAGCCGCACATCAAATGACTCTGCCACAGCACGAAGAATAGATTCGGGAGTAATGGTAGAAACATTACTTCGGTCTTCTATATCTCGAACTACCTGTTCTGCTTGTTCTAATGTAATTTTGTTATTTCCCCGAAGTTTCATCAAAGCAATAACCCCGGTTAATGCCCCTTCTAATTGACGGACATTGGAAGTAACGGAACGGGCTATATATTCTAAAATAGCATCTTCTACTTCATATCCCTTTTGCATCATTTTACTTTTTAATATGGCTACCCGTGTCTCAAAATCCGGAGGTTGTATATCCGTTACCAGTCCCCACTCGAACCGTGAAACAAGACGACTTTCTACACCGCGTATTTCTTTAGGGCTCCGGTCGGATAAAAGAACTATCTGTTTATGCTGGTCAAATAATTCATTAAAAGTATGGAAAAATTCAATCTGGGTGGCTTCTTTTTCAGCAATAAAATGAATGTCGTCAATCAGTAGAATATCTACTTTCCGATACTTTTCGCGAAAACGAGATTGACTTCCTTCCGAAATGCTCATAATCAATTCGTTGGTAAATTCTTCGGAGGTTACATACATTACTTTTTTCGAACTATCCCTACGAAGTAACTGATGTCCGATTCCCTGCATCAGATGGGTTTTACCCAATCCCGTCATACCATAGATAAACAGTGGATTGTAATTTCGACCCGGGCTCTCCGAAACGGCTTTTGCTGCCGCATACGCAAACTCATTTCCATGACCTACAACAAAATTTTCAAAGGTATAGTTGGGATTTAATCTCAATCCCGCAGGAATTCTATGATTTTTTCTTTCTACATTTTCCTCTGAAAATTCCTTTACAGGCTTCGCAATATCTTTTCGAATCTCTGTCTTTGCATTGTTATCCGGCTGAATACAGAAATCCACCGGAACCTCTTTCTGGAAAACTTCATAAATAGCGTTATTTAATACCTCTCCGTACCGTTCCCGCAACCAGGAAAGAAAAAATTCATTGGGAACAGAAAGAACCATACGCTCGCCATTAAAACCATTGAAAGATACATGAGAAAACCAATGCTCACAAACTTGAGGTTCTAACATATCCTCAAGACGACCTAACACTTGAATCCACAAAGATTCTTCCGTTTGAAAGGACATATTTTCTTTCCTTACATAATTTATTTTTTTTTATTTATTAAAAATTTTTATTTCGTTGATTTAGTAATGTATAAAGATATCACGCCACCTACTCCTCCTGTTTCACCTTTGTCCATAGTGATTCCAAATATTCGAGTCGTTCTCCTGGAGACTCCGGAAGAACGGTTACCAATGACTGAACTTTTTCCCAACGCCTCCGAAATGTCTCATAAGAAAGAGAGAGACATTCCATAGGGTCTAATTTTAAATACTGAGCCAAATGTAATGAAACTAAATATAAATCCTCTATTTCTTTCTTTAATTTTCCTACATCCTGAGCATTTATTTCTTGCTCGATTTCATCCAATTCTTCTCGAATTTTATTTAAGATACCGATAGCATCGTTCCATTCAAATCCAAAATCGCTTGCTTCTTTTTGTATTTCCAACGCTTTGTATAATAACATCGAAGAATAATTAATATCGTTTATTTCACCATGTAAATTCATCAAAATGCCTTCCTAATCTAAAAATCGTTTTCTTCAAATTTATTCTATTCACCCGAAAGCTCCCCAGAGCCCAAAACTCTCATTTAATTTTAATGAAACTAAAAGATAAATATAACATGTAAAAAACAAAAATTCAAGAAGGCTTTTTTTAATTTTACAAGTATTTATTTAACAATAATTTAAAGAAGAGAATCCCATTACTTTTTCAAATGATTTAATATAAATATATAAAAATATAATATGATATATATAAACATATATAACTATATTTATAGTTATATATGTTTTGATAAATATAAATAGTTATTAACAGATTCTTAATGGTTGCAGAGAAATTCTTAATGATTTGTAGATATACCTAAAGCAGACGCCCAGTGAATAAGTGAAAAACCGTAATGCGTTCTTAAAACATCTACACACTTTAAAACGCGTCGCATTTTTTCTTCCCGTGAATAGTAGAATAGGTTCCCCTGTTTTGTTTGTATCTCTAATTCTGAAAGGA encodes:
- a CDS encoding metallophosphoesterase; the encoded protein is MEIIREWFDFIQRGFPWSRKREAITEEDLKKLEPYKQRHNIPDAIKRLTEESQMKGGNFRFAVFGDTRGDYRVARDIILSIAEKKPSFVLMTGDIVRRGRVEEYLAHHLRMAELIYPIPVIPVPGNHEEGPDRKYTAFLKIYQCDRFCFDFGPARFIGFNNNLFGSFTREQLDFLEQHLKTDGVKYRYVVMHKPPEDLPVFVKTEEGRGVHRNTRKFYKVMRENNVTEVFMGHVHGFVTKTIDGVRYTITAGGGARLENRLSTEHQIHHYLLYEVTPEKIHCERMEWKEGEWQRVSVKYM
- the dnaA gene encoding chromosomal replication initiator protein DnaA produces the protein MSFQTEESLWIQVLGRLEDMLEPQVCEHWFSHVSFNGFNGERMVLSVPNEFFLSWLRERYGEVLNNAIYEVFQKEVPVDFCIQPDNNAKTEIRKDIAKPVKEFSEENVERKNHRIPAGLRLNPNYTFENFVVGHGNEFAYAAAKAVSESPGRNYNPLFIYGMTGLGKTHLMQGIGHQLLRRDSSKKVMYVTSEEFTNELIMSISEGSQSRFREKYRKVDILLIDDIHFIAEKEATQIEFFHTFNELFDQHKQIVLLSDRSPKEIRGVESRLVSRFEWGLVTDIQPPDFETRVAILKSKMMQKGYEVEDAILEYIARSVTSNVRQLEGALTGVIALMKLRGNNKITLEQAEQVVRDIEDRSNVSTITPESILRAVAESFDVRLVDLKGRCRKKQYVLPRQIGMYLCRLLIPSLSLSYIGELFGGKDHTTVLHSCERVEQELQKKGETYRMIESLLKKLKGE
- a CDS encoding GNAT family N-acetyltransferase, translated to MTFISIKKLPKNFNLFLRNIIRNESYYFGKYINEFLPFLNPTAYKYLMEFPSIECFQDSYSKENPSLFMIVSSNDQDTRREVLLLEYLKKDNLNELEVLIKELVLHWKDHQIQEIIFDIPIPIHLFLDRILCPLSFRCIPRLIMVKELSKDDIAEVSEKNISFVSAEEIPSAFRCLLSAYQHTHWKYLHPEVRNEYDGFKSLGNLISAHKATEFPTAIQYKLNNECIGILLGNCTGIQSSCLIHLAVHPSYRRQGIATQLLRTWYRLIQQQNIKNIFLWTHVVNPALRLYLKEHFCPLHLYPAFYYNSQKDSL
- the ilvD gene encoding dihydroxy-acid dehydratase; this translates as MRSDVFKKGFERAPHRSLLWATGKIKSSSDFNKPFIGVCNSFVEIIPGHVHLNVLGQIVKEAIIEAGGIPFEFNVIGVDDGIAMGHGGMKYSLPSRELIADSLETMVKAHPFDGLVCIPNCDKIIPGMLMGAVRCNIPTIFVSGGPMRAGRLKDGKVVDLISVFEGVGRYKQGKLTDAELEELEQNACPGCGSCAGMFTANSMNCLCEAIGISLPGNGSILADTPERKELVRKAGTQILKLIEADLKPRDIITKEAIDNAFALDMAMGGSTNTVLHTLAIAHEAEVDYPFARINEVSARVPNICKVSPSSQYHMEDVDRAGGISAILGELSRKEGALHLNCKTVTLKTLGENIQGCRSKDTEVIRTLENAYSPTGGLAILFGNLAPNGSVVKQAGVDPSILKHTGPAVVFESEEEAMAGILSDKVKPGDVVVIRYEGPKGGPGMREMLAPTSAIMGKGLGNSVSLITDGRFSGGTRGACVGHVSPEAAAGGPIALVQNGDRIEIDIPARKINLLVDEAELARRKAQLPPPPDRKLTGWLKRYQKFVMSADTGAVFEC
- a CDS encoding MazG nucleotide pyrophosphohydrolase domain-containing protein; this translates as MNLHGEINDINYSSMLLYKALEIQKEASDFGFEWNDAIGILNKIREELDEIEQEINAQDVGKLKKEIEDLYLVSLHLAQYLKLDPMECLSLSYETFRRRWEKVQSLVTVLPESPGERLEYLESLWTKVKQEE
- the recR gene encoding recombination mediator RecR; amino-acid sequence: MLLNNKLFDNLLNAFRTLPGVGKKTAERYALHILSSTEEEIHTFVETISQIRKQIKRCSECQDFSDTDPCVICVSTERDGDLLCIVEKPSGVMAIERSGGYRGKYYVLNGLLSPLDGIGPEELGLSRLFQKVMSRKVKEIIIATSATNEGEATALYIAHQLKPLGIKITRIAHGVPMGAGLELTDDYTLRQALEGRKPLDG
- the def gene encoding peptide deformylase — its product is MAILDLVLYPDDPLTSVAEPFDRITSDVMDLAQDMFETMIAYEGVGLAGPQVGVSKQIMVVHEPESKPMCLINPTLILQGERIEGEEGCLSLPKIYAVVPRASRIKVKAYSPRGKKLEFEAEDFLARIIQHEYDHLQGIVFLDRIDIITREEKYQEWFEIRKKLLSEVQQG